The following are encoded in a window of Primulina eburnea isolate SZY01 chromosome 4, ASM2296580v1, whole genome shotgun sequence genomic DNA:
- the LOC140830058 gene encoding uncharacterized protein, whose amino-acid sequence MGGRPPVLDRESPLSLEILNEDLPVNFRQPTVKDYDGSTDPEEHLGRFNNSALLHRYSDGVKCRVFLTTLVGPAQRWFDLLPPHSITSFREFSTLFINQYATSKKYLKTSLGLFNLKQGDTDSLRDFIRRFNSAALEVPAAATETLVNAFTQGLRGGQFFNSLVKKPPQSYDELLSRAEKYVNLEDAQRQRRVDIRPDDKNKGKEKVEPSRKRPAAERTEERSRGPGPFPMPRWQ is encoded by the coding sequence ATGGGGGGCCGACCTCCCGTACTGGACAGAGAAAGCCCACTCTCCCTCGAGATTCTGAATGAAGACCTCCCCGTTAATTTTCGCCAACCAAccgtcaaggattatgatggaAGTACTGACCCCGAAGAACACCTTGGAAGGTTCAATAATTCTGCTTTGCTTCACCGATACTCAGATGGGGTCAAATGCCGGGTCTTCCTTACCACCCTAGTGGGACCCGCCCAGAGGTGGTTCGATTTGCTCCCGCCACATTCCATTACCAGCTTTCGAGAATTCAGCACCCTATTCATAAACCAGTATGCTACAAGTAAGAAATACTTGAAAACCTCATTGGGCCTATTCAATTTGAAACAAGGAGATACAGATTCGCTGAGGGACTTCATTAGACGATTCAACAGTGCGGCCTTGGAGGTCCCAGCTGCAGCAACAGAAACCTTGGTAAATGCTTTCACGCAAGGGCTCCGAGGGGGACAATTTTTCAATTCCTTGGTCAAGAAACCCCCTCAAAGTTATGATGAGCTCCTGAGCCGAGCTGAGAAATACGTGAATCTTGAGGATGCACAAAGGCAAAGGCGAGTGGATATCCGACCCGATGATAAAAATAAGGGGAAAGAGAAAGTGGAACCAAGTAGGAAGAGGCCTGCAGCAGAAAGAACAGAGGAACGGAGCCGAGGTCCTGGACCTTTCCCTATGCCCCGTTGGCAATGA